The following coding sequences lie in one Rutidosis leptorrhynchoides isolate AG116_Rl617_1_P2 chromosome 6, CSIRO_AGI_Rlap_v1, whole genome shotgun sequence genomic window:
- the LOC139854193 gene encoding uncharacterized protein, giving the protein MWEEYGIEKTMMNAKGYFFFKFATTQGMQDVLENSSWMIKIVPIILKKWSANVSLTKEDLRTVHVWVKLHDVPLTCYIEDGLSIIASKIGNPIMLESYTSTMCVEAWGWPNYARAMLKVSAEHDHKKSIKVATLRLDGDGKSIDSVTIKYEWNLPRCSDCKVF; this is encoded by the coding sequence ATGTGGGAAGAGTATGGCATTGAAAAAACGATGATGAATGCAAAAGGATACttctttttcaagtttgccacgacTCAAGGGATGCAAGATGTATTAGAGAATAGTTCATGGATGATTAAAATTGTGCCTATTATTTTGAAAAAGTGGTCGGCCAATGTTTCATTAACAAAGGAAGATTTGAGAACGGTGCATGTATGGGTTAAACTTCATGATGTTCCACTAACATGTTATATTGAAGATGGTTTGAGTATCATTGCATCAAAGATTGGAAATCCCATCATGTTGGAGTCGTACACAAGTACAATGTGTGTTGAGGCATGGGGTTGGCCTAATTATGCTAGAGCTATGTTAAAAGTTTCGGCTGAGCATGATCATAAGAAGAGTATAAAAGTTGCGACTCTAAGGTTGGATGGTGATGGGAAATCTATCGATAGTGTTACTATTAAATATGAGTGGAATCTTCCTCGTTGTTCGGATTGTAAAGTTTTCTGA